A single Aspergillus chevalieri M1 DNA, chromosome 3, nearly complete sequence DNA region contains:
- a CDS encoding bZIP transcription factor (COG:S;~EggNog:ENOG410PHVW;~InterPro:IPR004827;~PFAM:PF00170;~go_function: GO:0003700 - DNA-binding transcription factor activity [Evidence IEA];~go_process: GO:0006355 - regulation of transcription, DNA-templated [Evidence IEA]) codes for MATLAEHPTVAPSSTTCYDPDIDSFLNLDQITYATEAPRPKASLPSQPAVPSTDFAAGDVRSAGFASNGQTPIAFQAPSHQYDEHKQQTGLPPGALAHAMSFNHANNMGYGSASPGFAMGGDMYPQMKREDPLDFNAIPARNPSEMDMEGDNIGSVPGYFFSPNPNKAQFVDPNALGSQEAVPAGHSTQVGRMYPGMHQQQAAMAKAAQQQRQHEMLRQQQQQQQQQQLQQRRMEEQTQQNNASQSRPQRNSDPVVEERISRLLQQIRQSSMSSPSDSPSPSLLPQMAKAKKEEQDMDEDERLLASEEGKKLSSKERRQLRNKVSARAFRSRRKEYIGQLESEIASRTNESHELRIQNRALYEENARLTDLAHMLLSSPQFSNFMEEMNVSGLPQLQTTSKQQPQQSQPQPQQQQQPAQPSQPPMQASVPEATQNQAPQDFQMQQNMVMVPNQGIDMTSMGLNGGWNSGIDMNYANTPVFAVMEVPEGPALDAEVLSGKSSSLGSILPESTKQEAPVLERAPQVEEPKKVTGVENPDVEIDESDPAFALFVDSVKSQPHTEESFEGVKSEKAPAFELVVESDSKTTEARFAQLCLSMEASFERVSMVTSHLS; via the exons ATGGCTACACTGGCCGAACACCCGACCGTTGCCCCATCGTCGACGACCTGCTACGACCCTGACATCGACTCCTTCCTCAACCTCGACCAGATCACCTACGCTACCGAAGCTCCCAGACCAAAGGCTTCGCTTCCCAGCCAGCCCGCCGTCCCAAGCACAGATTTCGCCGCTGGTGATGTTCGCAGTGCCGGCTTCGCCTCAAATGGTCAAACACCGATCGCTTTCCAGGCCCCGAGCCACCAATATGACGAACACAAGCAGCAGACTGGTCTTCCTCCGGGCGCTCTCGCCCATGCGATGTCCTTCAACCATGCCAACAACATGGGCTATGGCAGTGCCAGCCCTGGGTTTGCCATGGGAGGAGACATGTACCCGCAGATGAAGCGCGAGGATCCCCTTGATTTCAATGCCATCCCCGCCCGTAACCCATCTGAGATGGACATGGAGGGCGATAACATCGGTTCCGTTCCCGGTTATTTCTTCTCGCCAAACCCCAACAAGGCCCAGTTTGTCGACCCCAATGCTCTGGGAAGCCAGGAGGCTGTTCCCGCTGGACACTCGACCCAGGTTGGTCGTATGTACCCGGGTATGCACCAGCAACAAGCAGCCATGGCCAAGGCCGCTCAACAACAGAGACAGCATGAGATGCttcgccagcagcagcagcagcagcagcagcagcaactcCAGCAGCGTCGCATGGAGGAGCAGACCCAACAGAACAACGCTTCTCAGTCCCGTCCTCAGCGGAATTCCGACCCTGTTGTTGAAGAGCGTATTTCTCGCCTTCTCCAGCAGATCAGACAGAGCTCGATGAGTTCGCCCTCCGACTCTCCCAGTCCTTCCCTTTTGCCTCAGATggccaaggccaagaaggaggagcaggatATGGACGAGGACGAGAGACTCCTTGCTAGCGAAGAGGGCAAGAAGCTCAGCAGCAAGGAGCGCCGTCAGCTCCGTAACAAGGTTTCCGCTCGTGCTTTCCGCTCTCGCCGAAAGG AATATATCGGCCAGCTTGAAAGCGAAATTGCCTCGCGCACCAACGAGTCGCACGAACTTCGCATCCAGAACCGCGCTCTTTACGAGGAGAATGCCCGTCTGACCGACCTTGCTCACATGCTTTTGTCGTCGCCTCAATTCTCGAACTTTATGGAAGAAATGAACGTCAGCGGTCTGCCTCAGCTCCAGACCACTTCCAAGCAGCAGCCTCAGCAGtcgcagccgcagcctcaacagcagcagcagccggcCCAGCCCTCTCAGCCGCCTATGCAAGCCAGTGTCCCCGAGGCCACCCAGAACCAGGCTCCCCAAGATTTCCAGATGCAGCAGAACATGGTCATGGTTCCCAACCAGGGCATAGACATGACTAGCATGGGTCTGAACGGCGGATGGAACTCTGGAATTGACATGAACTACGCCAACACCCCCGTCTTTGCCGTTATGGAGGTGCCTGAGGGTCCTGCTCTTGATGCGGAAGTTCTTTCCGGAAAATCCTCCAGCCTTGGTAGCATCCTCCCGGAGTCTACCAAGCAGGAAGCCCCTGTCCTTGAGCGCGCACCGCAGGTCGAGGAGCCCAAGAAAGTGACCGGTGTTGAGAACCCTGACGTTGAGATTGACGAGTCCGATCCTGCTTTTGCTCTGTTTGTCGACTCCGTTAAGTCGCAACCACACACCGAGGAGTCGTTCGAGGGAGTCAAATCGGAAAAGGCTCCGGCCTTTGAGCTTGTTGTTGAGAGTGACTCCAAGACTACCGAAGCCCGATTCGCTCAACTATGTCTCAGCATGGAAGCTTCTTTCGAACGTGTTTCTATGGTGACTTCTCATCTCTCATGA